TGTGGTGCGCACGCCAGGTCTGTGATAGCCGACCGCAtctctgtatgtacacgcCAGAGGGGTAGGGGACGCCCTCGGTGGAGATTTCCCAATCTGGTGCGACGCGGTCTACCCCACAAGAGTATTTAGTATTCCGTGTCGTTTTTTTGACCGTCCACGGCTTTTGCGCAAGTTGACACATTTGCCAGTTCTGCCAGATTTTTTGTGAGACAGTTCGTTACCTAAGCCTCGACAGGTTCTCTTGCGTGGCCTTTTGGCCAGATCGCCCTCAGTCTGCAAGCATCGTATGAGGCGTTCTTTGTCGGGGTGTTTCTGTAGCGGTCTGCATCCGTGCTTGCTCCGTTCactgcctcgtcgctgcaACCGACAGCTGCGGCCGACCTTCTCAAGTACGTTTGTCTGAGCAGTTAATGGAATTCAAAGTTTCGCTGTCCTATGCTACTCCAACGGCTTCCGCAGCACTACTCTTGAGCCTGGGAAGCTCCATATACGCGAATGCTGCTTTATATCCATCTGTTTCTCTAcctgtgtatatatatgtctctGTGAGTACAATAATCAAGCAGTGCATGACTGTAGTGGCCATGTAAAACGTGCTTCTGTGCCGAGGCGCGCATTTTCTACGATCTCTGCATATCCTTTCTCGTGGATGAAATGTTTGCTGATAGTGTGTTTCCTTGTGAACATCGTCAGAGAAGGCCGGTGCAGTTTGGCCACTGCTCTTTCCGCGTACAAGTTCTTGGTCGTGTACGGCGTCCTGCTGTCCTTCGTCAAGACGGTGCTCCTCATCTGTGGAGGCGGATCCTGCATGAGCCAGGCCATCTACTTTTTAATGGATGTCGCGATTCTTCTCGGCTTGAGCAAGGTCATGGTTCGCGCCAGGtactgcatgcgccgcaagcgaagggacagcgaggcgcTCCTCAGCTGAACCCAGCTAACGAGGCTTGCTTCGGTTTTCCTCGCAGGGACCCTCGCCGGTAGCACAGCCGTTTCACCGATGCAGTAGTCGCTCGCGACGACTAAGCCCGATTTGCACAAGGGGCTGCCAAGCCTACGGAGGCTTTcaacacagagacaggctgCTATCGTTAACCTAGCTCTGGGCGGCGGATCGCGAGTGCGTAAAACTGCTGCTGGCTTAGCAGCTTGGCGCCCTCTGAAAGATCGTCACGAGTGTGTGCCTTGTCTCCTGCCACGTCAGACCCAAAGAAAGCCTACGGATCCGGTCGCCGACGTCCAGTCTCCTAGGCCCCACGACTATCGTTTCCGTCTGCGTCATGTTATTGATAGATTTCCTCTTCATCGTTTCTCTCTACTCACAACTCCGTACTGCCGGTCTGGGCGTGGACGTGGACTACCAGGCAGCCCTTCCCCCACAGGCTTGGTGGATGCGGTACGTTCATGCCTGGTTCCAAGTGCACCGCCGGATCTCGTTAGGCTCGCAGCAACCTTCCGACGCTGAATCTTGTCGCCGTGTGTCTTACCGGTTATCTGCAAATACCCATAAATGTACCGCGAAAAGGCGCCCATGCAGTTAGGTCCCTCTGTTGCTTCCCTGGGTATGCAAGACCTCGCTCCGCTTTTGCAGAAGCACAGAAATGAGGAAGAGCCTGGTTGGCTGCGCTTGAGACCTGCGAGGACAGGGGAGGTATCCGTCAAGAGAGGCAGCGTCGGCGGCGTGCTCAAGAACAACTAACCAACTGACCATGGTGCCGACCTTCGTCAATGTTTGCCTGCCTTCAGGAGCGACACGTATGAGGCGGCGAGCTGCGCCATCTGGCTCTGTGTGCAGCTCACTAATACGgcctttgttttctctttgggCGGCATGTTTCGGGATCGAGTTTACCGGAACCGAGCCCTCATCATGTAGGCAAGGTCAAACGCAAGGGGTGGAAACGTTTTTACGGGCATTTGAAATGTAGGAAACGTAGTCAAAGTAGCGGCCAAAGACTGTTCTGAAGGTGCAAAAAACACCTACGAAGCTCAGCTGTTCAACACCGTACTCCAGATCAAGAAGTTCGAACACGTACGCACAAAACTTTGAATGGCATAACCCGTCGCGTACCACCTCTGGCTCCACGTCCGACTGCCGTCGTTTCCCTCGCGGCGTTTGATGCATGCGCTCGACGCGTAAATCGCACTCGACATCTGCCGTCGTCTTGGTGATGAGCATCGTGTTCTGTCGAGTGAGCTTGTCCCTTTCGGCTCACCCAGAGTAAGTGCACTTTGTTTTCAACTGCCTAGATCGTTCTGTTGTCTTTTAATCCTTTTTCATTACTCAGATCCACTGCAGTTTTGCAGCTGTTTTTCATCGCCGTCACTTTCCTCCCGACGTCGAGCATTTCCTGTGTGATGCGGATTAACTGTACCGACGCTGCTTCCCGTGCTGTACGGCTACCAGTTCCAGCATGGATGGCCCGTCCCGCCGCTGGGATGCCTCTGTACAATCCGCGGGGTCATAATATCTTCCCCTTGACCTGGAAAGTAAGTGCGACTAGGCTATGGATCCCCTTGCGGATGCAGCGACTACTCTGCTGTCGCTTTCATTTTCACGTCGCACAGAGGAAAGCTTGCCTCAAGGGAACAAGGGGGTCACATATTCCGTCGTGCGCTTCCGCTGACGGGGGAAGAAAGTTTAACTGGGTATGCTGCTAATGCAATCTGGTTCTGGTGAATGTGGGGCGACACAAAGGAATGGCTTGGCGGTGGCAACATCCTAAGATGGACCATTATATAGCTCCTGCGTTGTTGCTGGGATGTGGTGTTTGGCAGGTGCAACTCACGATTTTATCTCTGGCAAATGCCACTGTCAACATTCTCATGGCGaggtttcttttctctgccgcaTTTCTCAAGTTCCTTCGGACTTACACAAACTGTCCTGGAGAGTCCGATACCCTCAAGGTTTAACGGGGCCTGCGACGATTCCTCCACTCGAGGCAGCGGCAGGCCAACCTGGCAATCGAGGGGCTGACTAAGGTGCTGCGTATTGTCTTCCGTTTGTTCACGTGTTCATATGCACAGCGGCGATTGGCGCGACTAACCCATCCTGAAAGCAACTCCAATTGCAAACCGATTTGTTGCGTAGTTCGTCGATATCCCAAAATGAGAGGCTCACTTCTAAATCCCCGAAACCAAACGTGCGTCGTactcgagagacacagacctGCACATAAGCATGTGGCAGCGATTGCCGAAAGCTCATAAAGCTTGGCCGTTCTGTCACCTAGCTGCTACCGGTTTCTGTAGGTCGGGAAGGGAAACGTGTGCCCTGAGGTGAGATATCACTCCGAGCTGTTCGATCGGGGCGCAGTCTGTCGGGATTGGCGTTGCAGATTCGCGACGTCAGCATGGCATTTGCCGGCTTTCTGGAGCGTTTCACATGCTACAGTATTGTAGCGATACACGACCACACTTGAGAGCGAATATCAGGTACCGGCATGTGTTGTCGGTGCCCGATGGGGCTGTTATATCCACTCATGCGCCGTAATCCCCTAGTCAGAGAGGTCGTGTGCTGTCCCAGAGTAGCAACAGTGTAAAATAGGCTACAGTGAGGGCACTCTGTGGATACGCTACGCAAAACCTTCAAACATACGTCAATCGCCAGCGACAGTTCGTAGTAActgttttgtttctgcgGGCTTAGAGACCTCCGCAGATATTTGGACCTCTCTGTAGCCGGCATCTCTCCAGCACACCCTCTCATCCGTCATAGAGCCTGCGGGGAGCCCCTTGCTTTTTGACCGAGAGGTCAACCGGGTGCAAGTTTGTGTTCCGTGAAAAAGGCAAGAATTCGCGTGTAACTGCAAGTTTGTGTTCCGTGAAAAAGGCAAGAATTCGCGTGTAACTGCAAGTTTGTGTTCCGTGAAAAAGGCAAGAATTCGCGTGTAACTGCAAGTTTGTGTTCCGTGAAAAAGGCAAGAATTCGCGTGTAACTGCAAGTTTGCGTTCCGTGAAAAAGGCAAGAATTCGCGTGTAACTCATGGGTCCGCAGCTGCACAGCTGCCTTCTGGCAGGTGGCGATGGTCAACGCAGCTGCGTTAGGAACTGTTGTGAGCTTGTTGCTAGTTCCCACGATGCTATATCGGCAGTTTGCAAACGCAGATATAGCACTGTGAAACAAAGTAACGATGCAATTTGAGGTCTCTTCCACCAATTTGTTAGACGCTCGATGGACAGTACTTGCGGCTCACACATCGGGAAACGCTCCAGGGCGGCAAGAGATGCCTCATCCGTGAAGTGAGATCGGCCCAGATGGACGCTTTATAAAATCGTCAAATGAGACTCTCGGTCCAGGTTGTAGTATCTCTAGCGGCGAGCATTGGCCACTCGGTCCGGCGTTTCTTCATTTCCCGATCGAAAGGTGGTGTTGCCGCGAATTCGGAGTGTGCCAGAAAAGCTCCTTCAGATGTTTATTGTTTTGTACGCTTCCACTGTTCATGGCCGTTTACAGAGTTGGACAATTTTATCTCCGGAAAAGGACGCATTCTGCGAATATCAAGAATGCATGTGACCTTCCTAACCAAAGTGGCCCGCAGACAAAATCCGCATGCTTGTTGCAGCACCCACCACCAGCCCGTAGGTCTCGTCGTCGCACTTTCCCAGCAAAGCTCACCAGACTCAACAGTTGTTTGTGGAGGATCGTGCGATTAGGCTCGCTCATCCAGTGGTTTTGGGCGAACCTCTGAGTTGGACTaacacagaggaaaacggcggtATGTCTTGCACGTTCCCTGGCTTCGCAAGTTCGGGGGCTTCGAGGCACGTGGATTGCATGTAACAGGCAATGGCACTGACATGCTGGGTTCGTCGTCAGACACGCTTCGTTCACCCAACTGCACAGTTCTTCAGTTCGTACCTACTCTAATTTTTGATTTGTGTTTACGTGATTGAGGGTTACTTCTCATGGCCGATCCCCGGGGTTATCATATCGCGCGCGGTGTCCTCGCGGCAGCAGTTACAGCGAGGGTCGGCCgacgtcttccttttcgagTTCTTGCCGGCAGGAATTCTCGCGCGAAAGGTCTGTACTTTCCCCGGCATTAGTGCAGCCGCGACTTTGTATCCGTGTGGAGGTTACCTGAGTCCCGACTCCCTCGTTCTGAGGAGAAACGGTAGCGTTTACAGAGCGAGACTGATGACACTCGGCCAATGGAACCATCGCTGCCCAGTGACCTCCATTCCTAAACTTGGTTCTGCGAAGACCACTTTCCTCGCTGTAGTTTCTCTATCCTTCCGTCTTCCGTGAACCCTGGATGCCCTAAtccttcgttctcttgtCTTGAGCATCAATCAGCCACCTAACCTCGTCGGAAAACGCTATATGATTCGTTACCAACGAAAGAGGGGCGGCCTTCATCTGATGTTGCTAAAGGAAATGGCGTTTTGACGAGGCTCTCCATGAAcgacttcctctccttttccgtcaTCTCGTTTATTTCATGGCCATCCATGCccacttcctcttcttggTTTCCTCCTGGTCCACGAAATGTCGCTGGCTCCGCTGATGGCATCGACCGGCCCATTGCTAGATCGTGCATCCGCAGGTATGCGGGCACTGATCAGCATTGTGTCGAAAAGTGAATGCCAGTATTTTGAGGAGGGTCATTTCAACGCGGCCCAAGTGAAGAAAGAGCTGCAAGATGCAAGCGTGGAATCGAAAGTGACGGCCATGAAGCGGCTTCTTGCTGCTCATGCAGCCGGCGCCGACGTCTCTGCATTGCTTCCTGAGGTTGTGAAGGCCATTGCTGTGCCTGATCTTGAACTCAAGCGCCTCGTTTATCTTTTCCTTATCCAACATGCTGAAGGCAATCGAGACCTtgcgctcctctccatcAACTCCTTCCAGAAAGACTTGACTGATAGGAATCAGATTGTTCGTGCTGCTGCTCTGAAAGCACTCGCTTCCATACGACTTCTCGAAGTTGTGCAACTTCTTGTTGTCTCGCTGAAACGTGCGGCTGCAGACTGTTCACCGTTCGTTAGACGTACGGCGGCGCAGTGTGTGGTGAAGGTGTTTGCTCTTGACCAGGATCAATTTGAAGACTTGAAAAATATTGTCCTTACTCTTCTGGCTGATGTGGAAGTGTCTGTTGTTGGTGCGGCCTTGGTTGCATTTCGGGAACTGTGCCTTCGCCATTCCCATCTGCTTCTGCACGACGACGAAAACCATCCAGACGACCGTGATCAATACTtggagtgtacatacacccccactggagaaggcggaggcttGCGGGCGACTTCTCCTCGCACCCCTGACGCCATACCAGGTCTTGAGGGTGAAGGTCCAGgcaaagaagcaagagaaatCTGGGGTCAAGCGGCTGCCTTGGCGCTTCTTCACCGGCATTATCGTCGTCTGCAAAAGTGTCTTCTTCAGTTGGAGCCTTTTGCTCAAgtcgtcgccgtcgacaTTTTCTTGCGGTATtgccgtcttttcttcgctgaTCCGGTCGAACACTTTCGGCGGGAGACCCCCAACGTGACTGGGCCTTCAGCCAAGGATCTGGGGCGAAAGAATGAAACGGAAAGTTGGTCCGGCGCGGACCAGCGCTTCGGACTGTCCTCTGAAAAGGCACGCGCCCGCACCGAGGACAAGAGTGAAGGCAGTGGTGCCGCTGCCGCACAGGTGACCATAGAGAAGCTTACTGCGGATTCGCCGGGCAATCCTGTGCCTCCGGATTTTCGGCTGTTTCTGTCGAATCTCCCACTTCTGCTGCACTCTGAGAGTCCGGCAGTTGTCGTGGCCGCAACGGCtgcccttttctcgcttctgccttcgGCGCCAGCAGCGTGGCAAGCCGCCGTTCACCCTCTGCTGAGGTGCCTGCACACGTCCGCGCCAGATTTGCAAGAACCCCTGCTCCACACGATAGCAGTGTTGGGGTCATCAGCTCCGTCTCTGTTTATTCCTCATGTGCgatccttcttccttcgtttctccgaCTCCCCGGCAGTTAGGCAGGCCAAGCTCAAAGTCCTTCGTGGCCTTCTGGCCTCAGCGGCGTCACAGGATTCTGCCGGTGATGGAGCGAGTTCGCTGGCGCTTCTCCTATTACCAGAGGTCACCACGTACATTCACTGGCCAGGTGATCAAGCCTtgcttccgtcttccttccgcctGCTGACCTTCTTAGCTCTCCGATTCCCAGGTGTTCAGGCAGCCTGTATGCAAACTttcgttcgcctcctcgacgcACCGTCTCCGGCTCTCGCTGCGGAAGCCGTGCTGGCTCTGCAGACGTTGCTTCAGCGCCAGCTGGAGCAGCAGCGTGAAaggagcgcgcgaggaggGCAGCTGGGTCACCTGCTCTTGCAACTCGTTTCACAGTTTCCGCGGGTGCATGCACCGCCAGCTCGCGCGTCGGTCGTCTGGATCGTGGGACAGTATCAGCGGGAAGTAGGTTGGGTGGCGGCTGACTTCTTGCGTCAGCTCGTGGCGAAGTTTAAAgcagaagctgaagaagtCAAACTCCAAATcctgcttctcgccctcaAAGTCTGGGCCTTCCACTGGCTGAACAAGAGGGGACTCGCCCATGAAACGCCAGACGACACCTTCAGTGGGCATGctggggaagacgagagcggtAGTTCTCAAGCAGCCAAAGGAGGGGAACAAAGTGGAGATGTACGGAGTGACGAGACGGGCCAGTCGAGAGGATCAGTGGGCGATCAAAGACTGGAACAGATACAACCAGGTTCTTGTGATGTCCGCATAACAGCCGGTTCTTACAGAGGAATGCAGACACGCGATGTCGTGACTGACGAAATCGGTCCAGGTCGACAACCAACGGAGTCACCGCGACTGCTGCCGATGCCTACGAAGGAAGATAGTGAGGAAGCTTTCCCTAGGTTGGACGGTATGCTCAAGTACATTTGTGAAGTTGCAAGCTTTGATAGGAGCTACGACGTTCGAGACATGGCTCGCCTCTATTTCACATTGTCGCGGCTTTCTCTGTCGACGGAGCGGCCGGTGGCGGGGCAAAAGGGAGCGAGTGAATCAGAATGGAACACCAAAAGGGAAGATCTGGCCCCAAAGCAAATGCAAGTTGAGGGAGCTCGTGGCTCCACCTCACCTGAGGAAACAGGTCTATCCGCATATGAGGGCCTGTCCGGCTTAGGGGGCGACACTCTGAAGCCGGGGACGCCTCTGGGGGGCATGCAACAGTTTGCAAGCGCCTACATGCGGTTCCTGGCAGCTGCCCCAGGCGCAAGAATTCAGAAAGGGACCGGAGGACGAAGCGTCGATCTCAAAAGCGGTTTTGTATCCCGTGCCGCTACAGTAGCCGCCCACCTCGTTCTGCAGAATGGGGACGAgcgcgacgaagaacggCCAGTCAGCCCGGACGTGCTTGAGGACAGCCACAGTCCAGTGTTCGTTTTGGGGTCTCTTTCTGACCACGTGGCTGAGCGAATGATTGGCTACGCCTCACTGCCTCCTTTCGCTGACGAAAATTCGTCGGACCAACTGCGCCatgtggagacagaagaacggcgcgcTCTCGTCATTGGGCCCGCAGGTGCGGCGGGGCGGTCTTCAGgaggtgtctctcctcagaaGGAGCTAAAATCGATCTCCTCTGAGGATGTTGTTGTTCGGAGGAATGCAGCAGCACTGATGGGACGCGAAGCGGTCGCGAAGACCGCCCTCACACCTCTCGACCTCGATTCCTTCTACAGCGACCTTTGCGGTGTCCCTGGTACTTCCGTGttgacggagacaggggtgGCCTCATCGCAGCAACAAGGCTGGGGGGAGGCAACTGGCGGTCGGCAGACTCGAGCCGAACGGGAGGACACAAGCGGAAGAACCAATTTGTGGCAGATGTTTGGAAACACTGCAGATCCTGGTAGCCACGCGGAAGTAGGAGCGAGTGAACAGATGTGTCGACAAGGGACTCACCAAACAAGTAGAATGGGTGGTGTTAAAAGCACAGGATGCGGCGGAGGTGTGGCTGTAGCTGGTGAAGACGATGAaagtgaagacgaagacCGTGAGTGGCGTGCAGCTACAGTCGGCGAGAAAGATCTCTGCGACGGATCCTGTGGTAACGACGGTAGCCggggagacgacagagaggatGCAGGAGACTGGAAATTCATGCCAGCCGCTCGATGAGGATGCTTCCGGTGGCGACGACTAAACTGTAAACAATAGCAGCAGTTGCTGTGTCGATGGATTGATTTTGCTCTCTTATTGAAATGCATTGCTAGCCAGTGTTGTGTGGCCGGTCGTCACAGCACAGAATGGTAGTGCTTTGGTTGCAACGACTCCAAGCTCTGCTGTGGAAGCTATTTGACCGCTCCCAGCAACGGTCATTCGAACATGCCCGAGACACAGCACTCGTCTGTACATCGTCTGGGCTACACTTGATTTCACTGGGATGAGGAACTCTCACAGGGAGGACGGAATGGTTAAACCGCACATGTTTTCACAGGCAAACCAAGCGTCGAAGTGGCTTTtttttttggggggggggggggggggggttaaATCGCCTCGCACAGGCGAGTTCCCTTCCTGTGCAAGGGTGAGGCGCCTGCTTGCCTTTGACACTCCCTGTACGCATACAGAGAGTACTTGGGCGTAGAAGAGAGTTGGGTGGCGGGTGAGAAGTGTAAAAAATGATCTCGTTTTGTGTAGTCGAGCCTTCTCGTTGGCAAGCAGAGAATCACAAAACTCTCATGGACCTTACTGTGATTCACTTCACATACAAAAGGTGACAAGGTTTCGAAAGACGCCGTCTTTCAGGCGAGAGACCTCGAGTGTTGAGACTCAGATGACTGTGCTTCGACTACACTGTGTGCGGAACAGTTTCACATATTCTGGCGTTTTGTGAGGATCAGTTTCGTATCTTCTGGTATCCACTTGGATAGCGCGGAAGATATTTGATTCAGAAAGGGGGCATGTTGTTACCATTGTGAGTTACCGTCCCCCGGGCATCATCACTCAACGGCGTATAACACCAAAAACCCTCCCACACCTGAATCTTTGCTAGCTTTCAGGTGGCATTTGAACTGACTAAAGGAAACAGCCGACTACAAGGTGATGCAGTGTGTAGTGATCGTGGTCCCCAGAACAGCTTACGAGGCATGCAGAGTCACAGTTAAACTGCCAATGCATCGATGTGAGGCAATGGACGTGACATTGTTTGCTGCGCTTACACGCAGATCATCGAGGGCTTTTATTAGAAATTCCTGTCTGGAATATAGTTCTTGTCACTTATCACTGTTCTTTGACAAATTTTAATTTTACCTTTTGTTATTACCAGGGAAGTTACACAGATCCGACATTTGTACCGATAAACAAATGCAAGTAACGTGGTGTTAGCTAGCCAGGCTAGGTAACTGCTATACAGTGCAGATACCGAAAAACGGCTTTCGAATTTTGACCGGTGTAATATATGCATTACAGTTAACTAGCATATTGACGGAAGAACCCGACGACTCCTACTACGATCAGAACCACCTCAGAATGATACTCTCTACAACGTGCTTCACAAAGAATCAACTCCAGGCTCTAGTACCATGTCCTCTGCAGAACAGTCACTGAACAACTAGAGAAAAAGCGCGTGATGGGTATGATTTGACTGGGGCAGAGCTTTGGTATGGAATGTAGCTGATAGAATACAACGTTTTTCCCTCCGTGTGTCACGGAACTGGTCTCTCCGCTCTCAATGCGGTGAGCACTGGGTCCCTGCGAGGAATATCCGCCCGCATGTTCGCTTCAGTGACGATCAAGCTCACGGCTGAGACATAGGAACTGCAGCTTCCCAATATAAAAAGTCTATATATCTTGTATTGTATGAACGACCGCGACTTTAACAACGAGCGCGGTCTTTGTACCTCCGAATTTTCACGATCACTTTCGAACGATAGGTAAATTACATGGGGTGGCCTTTGGATACAGAGTGCTGCGAATTACACATCACTGACAGCATCCGAGATTCCGGCGGATCGACATGATGTAGTGGTTCTCACTCTACGCCCGTATACAGGTCATGCCTGTGTAACTGCCATGTTTCAACACTGTTTAGAACATTTAGTGGCTCTCTACGCTCATTCCGTGCACCAGAGCCTCTTGTGCGTTACACTTTCCGCACAAAGAAGATGCGGTCATTTCTTGATACGAAATCAAAATCTGCTCCGACGTCCGAAAATGGTTTCAAACTAGGGGGGTGGGGGGACCTGAACATGGTCCACGCTAGACTACAACCATTGCTCCGAAAGTGCGCCTGTTGCTTGTCTTTCCACTGTTCTTTTGTTTTACGGTGTCAGTGTCAGCTGCTGCGCCCTTTTCCGTCGATCGTCGTCTtatgccttctctccgtgccAAAGTTTGCATCGCAGAACCAGCATTATTTCAAGCCTGTTCTATAGTTTCGGGCATGGCTACTCCCGATATTGGCTCTGCTACACGTTACTCTGTTCATTTGGATCACATGAAGGAACGAGCGGTGCACAAAGTCATGGCGTGTTCTTGCCTGCTGCCCCTCTCGCTGAAAGCTTTATCTTTTGGGTTTCCCAAGGCAAATGAGCATGTTCTAATACTCCTTTTGGAGGGGCTAAGAACCTCGTAAGCCGGGAGGCAAGTCCGCGTACGGGGTGTCCTCTCTCGCACAACCATCCCTCAGAAATATAGACCGTGTGTTCAGAAACAAGACAAAGTTTAAAATTGAAAGCTTTCACCGTTATCAGCCGCATTTTTAACGGAGTAAATGATGTTTTTCACAGGATTTGCGTGAGCCAACATGTTGAATAACATTGCTACGGGGAAGGCATGACGTGCACGCGGTACGCAGCCCCGCAACAACAACACGGGGCTTCGAGTTTCTTCGGTTCCCACAGGGTGTCGGAGAGTCAAACAgactgttctttctctttgcttcaCGGAAACAATCTGGCCGTTATCGTAGGTACTGGGAGTCATCCGTAGAAGCAGGGATGATCGTCTCTTCATAGACACACTGGGGACGAAGATAGCACACGGTGGTCACGCGTACGGAACGTTTTGAAAGTCTCTCGGAATCTAAAAAGCAGCTTTGAACGGTACGTCTCATGTCCACACCCCCTCAGGGAGTTGTAGAATATCATATCAGTCTTATCTTCTGATCTAGCCTGTGTGGTTCCGGGCTTCAGTTCAGggctccttctcctcctttgAAACGCTCTCGTTGTCGAATACGGAAGGCCGCACATATATTTAACGGTactgagaaggaaacaatGGTTTTCCTTGTCGGTCACAAAGACGTCCTGGTGCCTGACTGTTTGCCTCTGCCTGTCTCATACCATCACCAGATCTTCCTTGGAGCTGGCCGGTTTTAATCTCGAGTCTCTGGGCAAGTATTACGCCAAAACAATTTTCTGCAGACACCGGGATGTTTCGGTTTTATGTTACGGCGAGAGATATTGCTGTCTGGCTAGCATTTCTGCCAACGATGTTTCTAGGCTGAACAAGTGTCACTGGTGTCGAGTGTTGGCGCAAATACAACACATATCCTAAGGTTTTCCGTCTTTGCAGTTTCGATCTTCAGCAGTGTAGAACCGTACTGAAGGAGCTTCCCTATGGAGTCCGAGTCGCACTCTCCACGGGCCTTACCGAGAGTCAGCTCTGAGTCCCCAGCATATGACTCGCCCACACGGGAAGATGCAGCTGAGAGGCCGATCGACTCTGGAGGGCGTTGTTCAGAAGACCCACACATTAGTGGTCCTATACCAGAGCAACAGCATCGCTTGCCTACAGTCGATGAAGAGTCTATCGGCGGAAAGCCTGCCGGGAACA
The sequence above is a segment of the Neospora caninum Liverpool complete genome, chromosome IX genome. Coding sequences within it:
- a CDS encoding putative adaptin N terminal region domain-containing protein gives rise to the protein MSLAPLMASTGPLLDRASAGMRALISIVSKSECQYFEEGHFNAAQVKKELQDASVESKVTAMKRLLAAHAAGADVSALLPEVVKAIAVPDLELKRLVYLFLIQHAEGNRDLALLSINSFQKDLTDRNQIVRAAALKALASIRLLEVVQLLVVSLKRAAADCSPFVRRTAAQCVVKVFALDQDQFEDLKNIVLTLLADVEVSVVGAALVAFRELCLRHSHLLLHDDENHPDDRDQYLECTYTPTGEGGGLRATSPRTPDAIPGLEGEGPGKEAREIWGQAAALALLHRHYRRLQKCLLQLEPFAQVVAVDIFLRYCRLFFADPVEHFRRETPNVTGPSAKDLGRKNETESWSGADQRFGLSSEKARARTEDKSEGSGAAAAQVTIEKLTADSPGNPVPPDFRLFLSNLPLLLHSESPAVVVAATAALFSLLPSAPAAWQAAVHPLLRCLHTSAPDLQEPLLHTIAVLGSSAPSLFIPHVRSFFLRFSDSPAVRQAKLKVLRGLLASAASQDSAGDGASSLALLLLPEVTTYIHWPGDQALLPSSFRLLTFLALRFPGVQAACMQTFVRLLDAPSPALAAEAVLALQTLLQRQLEQQRERSARGGQLGHLLLQLVSQFPRVHAPPARASVVWIVGQYQREVGWVAADFLRQLVAKFKAEAEEVKLQILLLALKVWAFHWLNKRGLAHETPDDTFSGHAGEDESGSSQAAKGGEQSGDVRSDETGQSRGSVGDQRLEQIQPGSCDVRITAGSYRGMQTRDVVTDEIGPGRQPTESPRLLPMPTKEDSEEAFPRLDGMLKYICEVASFDRSYDVRDMARLYFTLSRLSLSTERPVAGQKGASESEWNTKREDLAPKQMQVEGARGSTSPEETGLSAYEGLSGLGGDTLKPGTPLGGMQQFASAYMRFLAAAPGARIQKGTGGRSVDLKSGFVSRAATVAAHLVLQNGDERDEERPVSPDVLEDSHSPVFVLGSLSDHVAERMIGYASLPPFADENSSDQLRHVETEERRALVIGPAGAAGRSSGGVSPQKELKSISSEDVVVRRNAAALMGREAVAKTALTPLDLDSFYSDLCGVPGTSVLTETGVASSQQQGWGEATGGRQTRAEREDTSGRTNLWQMFGNTADPGSHAEVGASEQMCRQGTHQTSRMGGVKSTGCGGGVAVAGEDDESEDEDREWRAATVGEKDLCDGSCGNDGSRGDDREDAGDWKFMPAAR